GTTTCCGAATCGACGCGACAGCTAAAAGACGCCTTGGCGGATCTGGAAACCAAGATCGCCGAGCGAGAGGACCTGCTACGCGACGCCGACGCTCCACCAAGCGGCCTGACATTGACCGAGAAGCTCGCTGGAAGCCTGAGAATCGAAGACGCTCGCTTGGCAAGTCGCTGCCGGGACTTGGCGGGAACCATCCAAAAAACGCATACACGGGCCGTCTCGCTGTTCGTTTGCCAGTACCATCTGGCCGATTTAACGACGAATTTGGTGGGAATTCTGTCCGGCGCGTCGCGATTGCAAACCTATCGGGCGATCAACGACACCGAACGTCCTTCCAAAGCGGGCGGTGGTTTGTTCGACGAAGCAGCGTAGGCGACGGGAATAATCGCAAAAAAAAACTGTCCACGTCGAGGGGGCAAATTAGAATAGGGTTCAATGTTGCCGTGCTGGCGGCCTTTCGTTTCCCCGTCACCTCTCGAGTAGTCATTGTCAAACGTGAGTGTCGCGACTCCCCATCGACTGCCCGCTTCGTGTTTGGCCGATTGCGCCGAGACGGCTGCACAGATCGACCGTGTCGAGGTCATTCCGTGGAGCGGATTGGAGCCCGTCGCGAGGTCCCGGTGGGAAAAATTGCGTGCGACGCAGCCTGAGTTCAAGACGCCATTTTTCTCGTTGGCATTTTTTGACGCCGTCCAGGCCTCCCGCGGCGATGTATTGGTTGCCGTCATGCGACAAAACAATACGATCGTCGGCTTCCTACCCTTTCATCGGATCGGCAGAGTCGCATGGCCTGCCGGACGATACTTCAACGACGCCCACAACGTCTTGATGCACCCGGGCACCAGATTGGATTGGTCGTGGCTGTTGAAGCAGTGCGATGTCAAAGCCTACGACTTTCACGCGTTGGTCGGTTCAATAAGTCACGTGCCGACGGATTCGTTTCAAGGTTACACACAGTCGTTTAACGCACAAATCGGATCAAACTCGTCTGCATTTCTTGTAGATCTTGAGCGTGAGCATTCGACCATCCGTCGCCAAGAGCAAAAGACTCGCAAGATGGCACGCGAGCTGGGTCCGCTTAGCGTCGAAATTGACTGCCGCGATTCAGACCTGTTGTCGCAAACGATCGATTGGAAGCGTGCCCAGTATCGGCGCACCAACATCCTCGATCTGTTCATGCCCGATTGGACTCGTGAGATGATGCGTCAACTGCACCGTGGTTTCGGTGCAGATGAACCGACCCGCGGGTTGTTATCGGTACTGCGTGCCGGCGATACCGTTGTGGCGGCCCACTACGGCATGATCGAAAACGATCTGTTGCACTACTGGTTCCCAACGTACGCCGTCGAGTACTCTCGCTACTCGCCAGGCACAGCCTTGTTCAAAGAAATCGTTCGCAAGGCCGATCGACACGGTATCCGATGCATCGACATGGGTTACGGCGAACAACCTTACAAGCGAAAACAGACGGATACGATCACAACCGTCGCCC
The sequence above is a segment of the Rubripirellula tenax genome. Coding sequences within it:
- a CDS encoding GNAT family N-acetyltransferase gives rise to the protein MSVATPHRLPASCLADCAETAAQIDRVEVIPWSGLEPVARSRWEKLRATQPEFKTPFFSLAFFDAVQASRGDVLVAVMRQNNTIVGFLPFHRIGRVAWPAGRYFNDAHNVLMHPGTRLDWSWLLKQCDVKAYDFHALVGSISHVPTDSFQGYTQSFNAQIGSNSSAFLVDLEREHSTIRRQEQKTRKMARELGPLSVEIDCRDSDLLSQTIDWKRAQYRRTNILDLFMPDWTREMMRQLHRGFGADEPTRGLLSVLRAGDTVVAAHYGMIENDLLHYWFPTYAVEYSRYSPGTALFKEIVRKADRHGIRCIDMGYGEQPYKRKQTDTITTVAHGCVTGSTVYRNLRAIRLTATSVVKQFPMKGPLKRMLRMVKPDAGISKLG